A portion of the Drosophila sechellia strain sech25 chromosome 2R, ASM438219v1, whole genome shotgun sequence genome contains these proteins:
- the LOC6608718 gene encoding uncharacterized protein LOC6608718, which produces MIYSDNCCCCVDLKCGCILIAIVEVLIRGLDRFFVDRDSLLGLFSLVVSGIYVICCIFLLLGAVLGLRYFLLPYLSVSCLRFFILVAEGVFVATEGIMNEYLVFDILQSLLGLYFWLVVYSYYDRLKDA; this is translated from the exons atgatcTACTCGgacaattgctgttgctgtgtgGACCTGAAGTGTGGATGCATCCTGATAGCCATCGTTGAGGTGCTAATCCGTGGACTGGATCGCTTCTTTGTTGATC GTGACAGCCTGCTGGGACTTTTTTCCCTTGTGGTGAGCGGTATCTACGTTATCTGCTGCATCTTCCTACTGCTTGGAGCAGTTCTG GGCCTGAGATATTTTCTGTTGCCTTACCTCTCAGTTTCCTGCCTCCGGTTCTTCATTTTAGTTGCCGAGGGCGTGTTTGTGGCCACAGAAGGTATCATGAATGAATATCTAGTCTTCGATATTCTTCAATCCC TTCTAGGCTTGTACTTTTGGCTGGTGGTCTACTCCTATTATGATCGCTTAAAGGACGCATGA